A genomic region of Streptococcus suis contains the following coding sequences:
- a CDS encoding type II toxin-antitoxin system RelE/ParE family toxin, with protein sequence MDKYQVNLPLAIYEELADIRSYIREELKSPDAADKKIQELIAGLRSLEIFPERGFNVDERSKKGQLVPGQLTRGLPIKKDYIAIYNIDEAQKVVNVRYLVASKSDYMRLFK encoded by the coding sequence TTGGATAAGTACCAAGTAAACCTACCTCTAGCTATATATGAGGAACTAGCTGACATTCGCAGCTACATTAGGGAAGAACTAAAAAGCCCTGATGCTGCGGACAAAAAAATCCAAGAGCTAATAGCAGGACTTAGAAGCCTTGAAATTTTCCCAGAGCGGGGTTTTAACGTAGATGAACGCTCTAAAAAGGGACAGCTAGTCCCAGGTCAGCTGACGCGAGGACTACCAATCAAAAAGGATTATATAGCTATTTATAACATTGATGAAGCACAAAAGGTCGTAAACGTTCGCTATCTTGTCGCAAGCAAGAGCGACTATATGAGATTGTTCAAATAG
- the rpsO gene encoding 30S ribosomal protein S15, which yields MAISKEKKNEIMAQYARHEGDTGSVEVQVAVLTWEINHLNDHIKQHKKDHATYRGLMKKIGRRRNLLAYLRRTDVNRYRELIHSLGLRR from the coding sequence ATGGCAATCTCAAAAGAGAAAAAAAATGAAATCATGGCACAATATGCTCGTCATGAAGGCGACACAGGTTCAGTTGAAGTACAAGTAGCAGTACTTACTTGGGAAATCAACCACCTTAACGACCACATCAAACAACACAAAAAAGACCACGCAACTTACCGTGGTTTGATGAAAAAAATCGGTCGCCGTCGTAACTTGTTGGCATACCTACGCCGCACAGACGTAAACCGTTACCGTGAATTGATTCACTCACTCGGACTCCGTCGTTAA
- a CDS encoding uracil-xanthine permease family protein, producing the protein MSTKANLLFDVHEKPAPLQGILLSFQHVFAMFGATILVPLILGMPVSVALFASGVGTLIYQVATQFKVPVYLGSSFAYISAMALAIKEMGGDVSAAQTGILFVGLIYVLIAALVKVIGTKWIDSLLPPIVIGPMIIVIGLGLANSAVISAGFVADGDWKNVVVAIATFLIAAFVNTKGKGFAKIVPFLIAIIGGYVIALCLGLVDFTPVLEAAWFELPGFYLPFETGAFKSYNFYFGPEMIAILPIAVVTVAEHIGDHTVLSQICGRQFLKDPGLSRTLIGDGVATAVSAFIGGPANTTYGENTGVIGMTRIASVSVIRNAALIAIAFSFLGKFTALISTIPSAVLGGMSILLYGVIASNGLKVLIESRVDFGQVRNLIIASSMLVLGLGGAVLNIGAITLSGTALSAIVGIILNLILPKAEKAE; encoded by the coding sequence ATGAGTACAAAAGCCAATCTTTTGTTTGATGTCCATGAGAAACCAGCACCGCTTCAAGGGATTTTGTTGAGTTTCCAGCACGTGTTTGCTATGTTTGGTGCGACGATTTTGGTGCCGCTGATTCTCGGTATGCCCGTATCGGTTGCCCTCTTCGCATCAGGTGTCGGGACCTTGATTTACCAAGTAGCGACACAGTTTAAGGTTCCGGTTTACCTAGGTTCTTCCTTTGCCTATATATCAGCTATGGCCCTTGCTATCAAGGAAATGGGTGGTGATGTGTCGGCAGCTCAGACTGGTATTCTCTTCGTCGGCTTGATTTACGTGTTGATCGCTGCACTTGTCAAAGTTATCGGTACTAAGTGGATTGACAGCCTCTTGCCACCGATTGTCATCGGTCCAATGATTATCGTCATCGGTCTGGGTCTTGCCAACTCTGCCGTGATTTCAGCAGGCTTCGTCGCAGACGGCGACTGGAAAAACGTCGTCGTGGCGATTGCAACCTTCTTGATTGCTGCTTTTGTCAATACCAAAGGGAAAGGCTTCGCCAAGATTGTTCCTTTCTTGATTGCCATCATCGGTGGTTACGTGATTGCCCTCTGTCTTGGTTTGGTTGACTTCACACCTGTTCTGGAAGCAGCTTGGTTTGAATTACCAGGTTTCTACCTACCATTTGAAACAGGTGCCTTCAAGTCGTACAATTTCTACTTCGGTCCAGAAATGATTGCTATCTTACCAATTGCTGTTGTAACAGTAGCTGAGCATATCGGTGACCACACCGTTCTCAGCCAAATCTGCGGCCGCCAGTTCTTGAAAGACCCAGGCCTCAGCCGTACCTTGATTGGAGATGGTGTAGCGACTGCTGTATCTGCCTTTATCGGTGGACCTGCTAACACGACTTATGGTGAAAATACAGGGGTTATCGGTATGACTCGCATCGCATCAGTATCCGTTATCCGTAACGCAGCCCTGATTGCCATTGCCTTCTCATTCTTGGGTAAATTTACAGCCCTTATCTCAACTATTCCAAGTGCCGTTCTTGGTGGTATGTCTATCTTACTTTACGGTGTTATCGCCTCAAACGGTTTGAAAGTTTTGATTGAAAGCCGTGTTGATTTCGGTCAAGTCCGCAACCTGATTATTGCAAGCTCAATGCTGGTATTGGGTCTTGGTGGTGCAGTTCTCAACATCGGTGCTATTACCCTTTCAGGTACAGCCCTCTCAGCCATTGTAGGTATTATCCTCAATCTTATCTTGCCAAAAGCAGAAAAGGCTGAGTAA
- a CDS encoding DUF6773 family protein produces the protein MKKIVTDERVQQEENQVFAWVGRTMNILLPLSFLIKSLVLKWPFDTYVFELIAMLVVSVYLFYGYWRKGLDMERGTTWQAYLYLGGVIAGTTIVMAWTNYQTYGQHYTGIWDWHFWVVILIFFLSITGLIFLLANLLSWANKYRQKQMEKELVDELE, from the coding sequence ATGAAAAAAATTGTGACTGATGAACGTGTTCAACAAGAAGAAAACCAAGTCTTTGCCTGGGTGGGCAGGACAATGAATATTCTTTTGCCTCTCTCATTTCTCATCAAAAGTCTGGTATTAAAATGGCCGTTTGATACCTATGTTTTTGAACTGATTGCCATGTTGGTCGTTTCAGTCTATCTCTTTTACGGTTATTGGAGGAAGGGGCTTGATATGGAAAGAGGAACTACTTGGCAGGCTTACCTTTACTTAGGAGGGGTGATTGCAGGGACAACGATTGTAATGGCTTGGACCAACTACCAGACCTATGGACAGCATTATACTGGCATCTGGGATTGGCATTTTTGGGTGGTGATTTTGATATTCTTTCTTTCTATCACAGGTCTCATTTTCTTGCTGGCGAATCTTCTCTCTTGGGCGAATAAGTACCGTCAGAAGCAGATGGAAAAAGAGCTGGTAGATGAACTTGAATAA
- a CDS encoding helix-turn-helix transcriptional regulator, protein MKNLRLKLARVEKDMTQGDLADAIGVTRQTIGLIEAGKYNPSLSLCLSICHCLGKSLDQLFWEEPTDEKNCD, encoded by the coding sequence ATGAAAAATCTTCGGTTAAAGTTGGCGCGTGTGGAAAAAGATATGACCCAAGGGGATCTGGCAGATGCTATTGGAGTGACCCGCCAGACCATCGGTCTGATTGAAGCAGGGAAATACAATCCTAGTCTAAGTCTTTGTCTATCGATTTGCCACTGCTTAGGAAAAAGTTTAGATCAATTATTTTGGGAGGAACCAACTGATGAAAAAAATTGTGACTGA
- a CDS encoding nucleobase:cation symporter-2 family protein, whose translation MSQKITNEHSSEMLYGIDEQPPKGMAVLLAFQHILAAFAGIIAVPLVVASALGLSVEDTSIMVSASIFVAGIATILQSKGVGPVGSRVSGMMGTDFTFANPAISVGSQLGIAGIVGATIAGSFVEIALSRFVKPLMRFFPPLITGTVVSLIGITLMPVSMDWAAGGAGASDYASVENIGIAFIVLVFTLALNHYGKGMLKTASVFFGMVFGYVLCILLGKVDMSAVGEAAWFALPKIFHYGVKFDLSSILAFIPAYVVSLIGTVGIMMAIGEASNQKISSERAANGVLADGVGSLIAGIFGAGPNTAFSQNVGLITLTKVASRHVMILAGIILTLLGVFPKLSALISIMPQPVLGGVGIIMFGLVAAQGIKTLATVKIGDRELLIISIAFALGIGVTVRPELLSHLPSALQMVFSSGISTGTLAALVLNLVLKEEK comes from the coding sequence ATGTCTCAGAAAATAACAAATGAACATTCTTCGGAGATGCTTTACGGAATTGATGAACAACCACCAAAAGGGATGGCAGTTTTGCTTGCTTTTCAGCATATTTTAGCAGCTTTTGCAGGAATCATCGCAGTGCCTCTTGTCGTTGCAAGTGCCTTGGGATTATCGGTAGAAGATACTTCTATTATGGTATCAGCCTCTATCTTTGTTGCTGGTATTGCTACCATTTTGCAATCTAAAGGTGTTGGACCAGTAGGTTCACGTGTCTCTGGTATGATGGGGACGGACTTTACCTTTGCCAATCCAGCAATCAGCGTTGGTAGTCAGTTGGGAATTGCTGGTATTGTAGGAGCAACCATTGCTGGTTCATTTGTAGAGATTGCTCTCAGTCGCTTTGTCAAACCCTTGATGCGCTTCTTTCCGCCATTGATTACGGGGACTGTTGTATCCCTCATCGGTATTACCCTCATGCCAGTAAGTATGGACTGGGCAGCTGGTGGAGCTGGCGCTTCAGACTATGCTTCAGTTGAAAATATCGGTATTGCCTTTATCGTCTTGGTCTTTACTCTGGCATTGAATCATTATGGTAAAGGAATGTTGAAAACAGCGTCAGTCTTCTTTGGGATGGTCTTTGGATATGTCCTCTGTATTCTGCTTGGAAAAGTAGACATGTCTGCTGTTGGAGAGGCAGCCTGGTTTGCTCTTCCTAAAATTTTCCATTACGGTGTAAAATTTGACCTATCTTCTATTCTAGCCTTCATCCCGGCCTATGTTGTATCCTTGATTGGAACGGTGGGGATTATGATGGCCATTGGAGAAGCCTCAAATCAAAAGATTTCTTCTGAGCGGGCGGCAAATGGTGTTCTGGCAGACGGAGTTGGTTCCTTAATTGCCGGTATTTTTGGGGCTGGTCCAAATACAGCCTTCTCACAAAACGTTGGCCTCATTACTTTGACAAAAGTTGCCAGTCGTCATGTCATGATTTTAGCAGGTATTATCTTGACCCTACTTGGTGTCTTTCCCAAATTATCAGCCTTGATTTCCATCATGCCGCAGCCTGTTCTTGGTGGTGTTGGAATTATCATGTTCGGTTTGGTTGCTGCCCAAGGGATTAAGACACTTGCAACGGTTAAAATTGGGGACCGTGAGCTCTTGATTATCTCTATTGCTTTTGCGCTTGGGATTGGAGTGACCGTTCGTCCAGAATTGTTAAGCCATCTTCCATCAGCACTTCAAATGGTCTTCTCATCAGGTATTTCAACAGGGACCTTGGCTGCCTTGGTATTAAATCTGGTGTTAAAAGAGGAAAAATAA
- a CDS encoding xanthine phosphoribosyltransferase has protein sequence MKALEARILKDGQVLGENILKVDSFLTHQVDFRLMKEMGQVLADAYRSKEITKVVTIEASGIAPAVYVAESLDVPMIFAKKHKNITMTEGILTAEVYSFTKQVTSTVSIASKFLSPEDRVLIVDDFLANGQAAKGLIDIILQAGAQVIGVGIIIEKSFQDGRQLLLDAGVPVTSLARIEKFQDGQVVFAAADI, from the coding sequence ATGAAAGCTTTGGAAGCACGCATTTTAAAAGATGGTCAGGTATTAGGAGAAAACATCTTAAAAGTTGACTCATTCTTGACCCATCAGGTTGATTTTCGCTTGATGAAAGAAATGGGGCAGGTCTTGGCAGATGCCTATCGCTCTAAAGAAATTACCAAGGTTGTCACGATCGAAGCCTCGGGTATTGCACCAGCCGTCTATGTTGCAGAAAGCTTAGATGTGCCAATGATTTTTGCTAAAAAGCATAAAAATATTACTATGACCGAAGGCATTTTGACCGCAGAAGTCTATTCATTTACCAAGCAAGTCACCAGCACCGTTTCTATTGCAAGTAAGTTTTTGTCGCCTGAGGACCGTGTTCTAATCGTTGATGACTTTTTGGCCAATGGACAAGCAGCAAAAGGCTTGATTGACATTATCCTACAGGCCGGAGCTCAGGTAATTGGCGTTGGTATCATCATCGAGAAGTCCTTCCAAGACGGTCGCCAGCTCTTACTGGATGCAGGTGTCCCTGTTACTTCACTCGCCCGTATTGAAAAATTCCAAGATGGACAGGTTGTTTTTGCAGCTGCGGATATTTAA
- a CDS encoding pseudouridine synthase: MRLDKFLVDCGVGSRTEVKKLLKNKQVTVNGQVETSPKQQIDEKTDQIAVAGQVLSHETFVYYVLNKPKGVISATEDDRHRTVLDLLDDTARQKEVFPVGRLDIDTHGLLLLTNNGQLAHAMLSPKKHVDKLYRAQVDGIMTQEDVERFAAGIELKDFTSQPAQLTILSTDEAKQTSLVDITIREGKFHQVKRMVQACGKTVTDLQRLTMGPLRLDPKLALGEYRRLTAAELKQLEVFGVEL, from the coding sequence ATGCGATTAGATAAATTTTTAGTGGATTGTGGTGTTGGCAGTCGAACAGAAGTCAAGAAACTCCTGAAAAACAAGCAAGTCACAGTCAACGGCCAAGTAGAGACGTCCCCAAAGCAACAGATTGACGAAAAGACGGACCAGATTGCAGTAGCAGGCCAGGTCTTGAGCCATGAGACCTTTGTTTATTATGTATTGAACAAACCCAAGGGAGTTATTTCAGCAACCGAGGATGACCGCCATCGGACTGTCTTGGACCTGCTAGATGATACAGCTCGCCAGAAGGAGGTTTTTCCCGTTGGGCGCCTGGACATCGATACCCATGGCTTGCTCCTCTTGACCAACAACGGTCAGCTGGCTCATGCCATGCTTTCTCCGAAAAAACATGTTGATAAACTCTACCGTGCACAGGTTGACGGGATTATGACCCAAGAGGATGTCGAACGATTTGCGGCAGGAATTGAGCTGAAAGACTTTACCAGTCAGCCAGCCCAGTTGACCATCCTCTCTACAGATGAAGCTAAGCAGACTTCACTCGTTGACATCACCATCCGAGAAGGGAAATTTCACCAGGTCAAACGCATGGTGCAGGCCTGTGGAAAGACGGTGACAGACTTGCAACGATTGACCATGGGGCCTCTTCGCTTAGATCCAAAATTAGCGCTTGGGGAATACCGCAGGTTGACTGCTGCCGAATTAAAGCAATTAGAAGTCTTTGGTGTGGAATTATAG
- a CDS encoding GNAT family N-acetyltransferase, with product MLENNRLNELILRFPEDVQLIFKDMIPSYQLGYADYVYQTDNYATQNRRIKNLAKNFRRMDYFYIMPLPQDLALEIANQWRYQPPLDAYTISANPKIYAEMISPEARGDRFFAVIRNAALMGYFCIDQDGETVDIRLGMKPSLTGQGNGRAFYQTIEDYIVEHVQPASITLTVATFHQAAQTLFHALGFTEREKQAEYIKMEKKLVCD from the coding sequence ATGTTAGAAAACAACCGCTTAAATGAATTAATACTTCGCTTTCCCGAGGATGTCCAGTTGATTTTTAAGGACATGATTCCCTCCTATCAGTTGGGCTATGCGGATTATGTCTATCAGACAGATAATTACGCCACCCAAAACCGTCGGATTAAAAATTTGGCAAAAAATTTCCGAAGAATGGATTATTTTTACATCATGCCCCTGCCCCAGGATCTGGCATTGGAAATTGCTAACCAATGGCGCTATCAACCACCTTTGGATGCCTATACTATTAGTGCAAACCCCAAGATCTATGCTGAGATGATTTCACCGGAGGCGCGTGGGGACCGCTTTTTTGCAGTCATCCGCAATGCCGCCCTCATGGGCTATTTCTGTATTGACCAAGATGGTGAGACCGTTGACATTCGTTTGGGTATGAAACCGTCTTTGACAGGTCAGGGAAATGGCAGAGCTTTCTATCAGACTATTGAAGATTACATAGTGGAACATGTTCAGCCAGCTAGTATTACACTGACAGTTGCCACCTTTCATCAAGCAGCTCAAACCCTCTTTCATGCTCTTGGATTTACAGAAAGAGAAAAGCAAGCAGAATATATCAAAATGGAAAAGAAACTCGTATGCGATTAG
- a CDS encoding MFS transporter, which translates to MKRILEKASLLALSTMLVSTFAVSPAIPQMIEHFAQQGIAAAQVENLITVTSFAIMVTLLANGLVVRFLSERNIIIAGLLLMAIGGALPMFLTAYPLILLARILLGLGIGLINARAINIIGNFFTGQERVQMMGLRGSAEVLGSAGLTLLVGWLTQFGWQPAFLVYLFALVILALFLLFVPKEELLARMEVKVEENAPKVKLDKTMWMMGIYLAFLAFFVINVNTFLTIRIPQIVLAKGIGTAQQASLILSLMQVMGIVAGTVFSSLVGRLKGWLLAVSYVVFGLAVVGIAFADNLWVLGLGGMVSGFFYSIILTIVFSQVTDRAPKALLNAVMTIVLMGCNIGGATSAILPTYLEKLNPTPTGAFGIYAIGCALISAGLIYKQLKK; encoded by the coding sequence ATGAAAAGAATTTTAGAAAAAGCCAGTTTGCTGGCCCTATCCACCATGCTGGTTTCGACATTTGCAGTTTCACCAGCTATTCCGCAGATGATTGAGCATTTTGCCCAGCAGGGAATCGCAGCGGCTCAGGTGGAAAATTTGATTACGGTAACCTCTTTTGCTATTATGGTTACTCTATTGGCAAACGGTCTAGTTGTCCGTTTCTTGTCTGAACGAAACATTATCATTGCAGGGCTTTTGCTTATGGCCATCGGCGGAGCTTTGCCCATGTTTCTAACTGCTTATCCTCTGATTTTATTGGCTCGTATCTTGCTTGGTTTAGGGATTGGCTTGATCAATGCGCGTGCTATTAATATCATCGGTAATTTTTTCACCGGTCAGGAGCGGGTGCAGATGATGGGCTTACGTGGTTCAGCAGAGGTTTTGGGAAGCGCAGGGCTTACCCTCCTTGTCGGTTGGTTGACCCAGTTTGGTTGGCAACCTGCCTTCTTGGTCTACCTTTTTGCCTTGGTCATCTTGGCCCTCTTCCTTCTCTTTGTTCCCAAGGAGGAATTGTTGGCTCGTATGGAGGTAAAGGTTGAGGAGAACGCGCCCAAGGTCAAACTGGACAAGACCATGTGGATGATGGGCATTTATCTGGCATTCTTAGCCTTCTTTGTTATCAATGTCAATACCTTCCTGACCATTCGTATTCCTCAGATTGTTTTAGCCAAGGGCATTGGTACTGCTCAGCAAGCCAGTCTAATTCTCAGTCTTATGCAGGTCATGGGGATTGTGGCAGGGACGGTCTTTAGTAGCTTGGTTGGTCGTTTGAAGGGCTGGCTTTTAGCTGTTTCCTACGTGGTCTTTGGACTCGCGGTTGTCGGCATTGCCTTTGCGGATAATCTCTGGGTGCTGGGACTCGGTGGTATGGTGTCAGGATTTTTCTACAGCATCATTCTAACCATTGTCTTTAGTCAGGTAACAGACCGAGCGCCTAAGGCCTTGCTCAATGCGGTCATGACAATCGTCCTTATGGGCTGCAATATCGGCGGTGCCACATCTGCCATCTTGCCGACCTATCTGGAAAAACTCAACCCAACCCCAACAGGAGCCTTTGGTATCTACGCCATCGGCTGTGCCTTGATAAGCGCAGGCTTGATTTATAAACAACTGAAGAAATAG
- the def gene encoding peptide deformylase, whose product MSVIERLTKAAHLIDMDDIIREGHPTLRQVAEEVQFPLSDQEVILGEKMMQFLKHSQDPVMAEKMKLRGGVGLAAPQLDVSKRIIAVLVPNPEDEEGNPPAQAYSLKEVLYNPKIVAHSVQEAAMEGGEGCLSVDREVQGYVVRHARVTVDYMDKNGEKHRIKLKGFNAIVVQHEIDHLNGVMFYDRIDPEHPFAVKEGMLVIE is encoded by the coding sequence ATGTCTGTTATTGAACGATTGACAAAAGCTGCCCATTTGATTGACATGGATGACATCATCCGTGAAGGGCATCCAACCCTACGCCAAGTTGCAGAGGAAGTCCAATTTCCACTTTCTGATCAAGAAGTGATTTTAGGTGAAAAAATGATGCAATTCCTCAAACATTCTCAGGATCCTGTCATGGCTGAAAAAATGAAACTCCGTGGCGGAGTTGGTCTTGCAGCTCCCCAATTGGATGTTTCTAAACGCATCATCGCTGTTTTAGTACCAAACCCAGAGGACGAGGAAGGAAATCCACCTGCTCAAGCCTACTCTCTAAAAGAAGTATTGTACAATCCTAAAATCGTGGCTCATTCTGTCCAAGAAGCGGCTATGGAAGGAGGCGAAGGCTGCCTATCTGTTGACCGCGAAGTCCAAGGCTACGTAGTCCGCCACGCGCGCGTGACTGTTGATTACATGGATAAAAATGGAGAAAAGCACCGCATCAAACTCAAAGGATTTAATGCCATCGTGGTCCAACACGAAATCGACCACCTCAACGGTGTCATGTTCTACGACCGCATTGACCCAGAACACCCATTTGCCGTTAAAGAAGGCATGCTAGTGATTGAATAA
- a CDS encoding ABC transporter ATP-binding protein, whose protein sequence is MLKVVDICKRYGAHQVLSYVSFELQAGDLVALVGPNGVGKSTLLNIISNTETADRGSVTINGRPNSDRAIFQDMSVMLDVQALYPQLTGYDHLTYVAATHKLGKKEVDALVEELGMGYYVKKRVAGYSMGMKQKLLFAMAILPKPKLLLLDEPHIGLDPTNIIQQREFLLNLRAEGVAILLSSHHLSEIEKLTNQVYFLKASKLIATEVELTADYDYHLAVENSKEVQEFLRDYPQLLWKKAEQGLVEIFLPERDLLDCLDRIPIQQVAGLTKASDYMESLYRDLYVEEGGEGI, encoded by the coding sequence ATGCTGAAAGTAGTCGATATCTGCAAGCGATACGGTGCCCATCAGGTCTTGTCCTATGTGTCCTTTGAGTTGCAAGCTGGGGACTTGGTTGCCCTAGTTGGTCCCAATGGTGTGGGAAAATCCACCCTCCTAAATATCATCAGCAATACAGAAACCGCTGACCGTGGGTCGGTAACCATCAATGGCCGGCCCAATAGTGACCGAGCGATTTTTCAGGATATGTCGGTCATGTTGGATGTCCAAGCCCTTTATCCACAGTTGACGGGTTATGACCATCTGACCTATGTGGCTGCTACTCACAAGCTGGGGAAAAAGGAAGTGGATGCGTTAGTGGAAGAATTGGGGATGGGCTACTATGTCAAAAAGCGAGTGGCTGGTTATTCCATGGGTATGAAGCAGAAGTTGCTCTTTGCCATGGCTATCCTTCCCAAGCCCAAGCTCTTGTTGCTGGATGAACCCCATATCGGCTTGGACCCAACCAATATCATCCAGCAGCGGGAATTTCTTCTGAACTTACGGGCAGAAGGTGTTGCGATTTTGCTGTCTTCCCACCATTTGTCGGAGATTGAGAAGCTGACCAATCAGGTTTATTTCCTCAAGGCCAGCAAGTTGATTGCCACAGAAGTGGAGTTGACGGCGGATTATGATTACCATCTTGCTGTGGAAAACTCCAAGGAGGTTCAGGAATTTTTACGGGATTATCCTCAACTCTTGTGGAAAAAGGCAGAGCAGGGTCTGGTGGAAATCTTCTTACCCGAGCGAGATTTATTGGATTGTTTGGATCGTATTCCAATCCAGCAGGTGGCTGGCCTTACAAAAGCCAGTGACTATATGGAATCTCTCTATCGTGATCTCTACGTGGAGGAAGGTGGTGAGGGGATATGA
- a CDS encoding helix-turn-helix domain-containing protein gives MRWDYGSVYKSIRKSKLLSQEQICGDYINRTTLVRFEKNQTIPSYELMRFLLKQVDMTFEEFEYLCNYYQPSQRQQLLYDIDNLRNPTTKTMEDLINRCHDHLKKEPNDGPIRRKCQLLETVVAVRNSTSFNQLSEEAETLSKLLWSELERYDNWYHNDIILVGTLLSKISSLDSLEETANLLLKRLEKYKDYKRIQPTILSFYQQLSLFTLEQKQYSKSTFFATKLMELAKQEKRYDQLARAYVYLGIAQNKQELIDKGLQILELTDEQALLDNLQFLIKQHQTD, from the coding sequence ATGCGGTGGGATTACGGAAGTGTGTACAAGAGCATTCGGAAAAGTAAACTTTTGAGTCAGGAGCAGATTTGTGGGGATTATATCAATCGAACGACCTTGGTTCGTTTCGAGAAAAATCAAACCATTCCTAGCTACGAACTCATGCGCTTCTTGCTCAAGCAAGTAGATATGACCTTCGAGGAATTTGAATACCTCTGTAACTACTACCAGCCCAGCCAACGCCAACAATTGCTCTATGATATAGATAATCTCAGAAATCCGACCACGAAGACCATGGAGGATTTGATAAACCGTTGCCACGACCACTTGAAAAAAGAACCCAATGATGGTCCTATCCGTCGAAAATGCCAACTTTTAGAAACAGTAGTAGCCGTTCGAAACAGTACTTCTTTCAATCAACTTTCCGAAGAAGCTGAAACCCTTTCAAAACTTCTGTGGTCAGAGCTAGAACGATATGACAACTGGTACCATAACGATATTATCTTGGTCGGCACTCTTCTGTCTAAGATTTCTTCACTTGATAGCCTTGAAGAAACTGCCAATCTTCTTCTAAAACGATTAGAAAAATACAAGGATTACAAGCGAATCCAGCCCACCATACTATCTTTCTACCAACAACTATCCCTTTTTACCCTTGAACAAAAACAGTACAGCAAGTCTACTTTTTTTGCCACCAAACTCATGGAACTAGCCAAGCAAGAAAAACGCTATGACCAACTAGCCCGTGCCTATGTCTACCTAGGCATAGCCCAAAACAAGCAGGAACTGATTGACAAAGGACTACAAATCTTGGAATTGACGGACGAGCAAGCACTTCTCGACAACCTCCAATTTCTTATCAAACAACACCAAACTGACTGA
- a CDS encoding L-threonylcarbamoyladenylate synthase — protein sequence MTKQIHWDGTLSQEGLDIIKGEGGVIVCPTKVGYIIMTADKAGLERKFDAKERKRNKPGVVLCGSMEELRELAQLTPEIDAFYQKHWDEDILLGCILPWKPEAYAKLQAYGDGREELMTDVRGTSCFVIKFGVAGEQIAKEMWEKEGRMVYASSANPSGKGNRGKVEGIGERIASKVDLIIEADDYVASIQPDKTIETRYEQGVMVSMVDKDGKLIPEQGADSRSISPCPVVIRKGLDIDKIMMHLSDHFNSWDYRQGEYY from the coding sequence ATGACGAAACAAATTCACTGGGATGGCACACTTTCACAAGAAGGTCTTGACATTATCAAGGGTGAGGGGGGCGTGATTGTCTGCCCGACTAAGGTTGGCTACATCATCATGACTGCTGACAAGGCTGGCTTGGAGCGTAAGTTTGACGCTAAAGAGCGCAAGCGTAATAAGCCGGGCGTGGTCCTTTGTGGTAGCATGGAGGAGCTGCGTGAGTTGGCTCAGTTGACTCCTGAGATTGATGCCTTCTACCAAAAACATTGGGATGAGGACATTTTGTTGGGTTGTATCCTGCCTTGGAAACCAGAGGCTTATGCCAAGTTGCAGGCTTATGGCGATGGTCGTGAAGAGTTGATGACCGACGTTCGTGGTACTTCTTGCTTTGTTATCAAGTTTGGTGTGGCTGGCGAGCAGATTGCTAAGGAAATGTGGGAAAAAGAAGGCCGTATGGTCTACGCTTCATCTGCTAACCCATCAGGTAAAGGAAATCGTGGTAAGGTAGAAGGTATCGGTGAGCGTATCGCGTCTAAGGTAGATTTGATTATCGAGGCGGATGACTACGTGGCCTCTATCCAGCCAGACAAGACCATTGAAACCCGCTATGAGCAAGGGGTTATGGTGTCTATGGTAGACAAAGATGGTAAACTGATTCCAGAACAAGGTGCAGATAGCCGTTCTATCAGCCCATGCCCAGTTGTCATCCGTAAGGGTCTGGACATCGATAAAATTATGATGCACTTGTCTGACCATTTCAACTCTTGGGACTATAGACAAGGGGAATATTACTAA